From a region of the Cytophagales bacterium genome:
- a CDS encoding leucyl/phenylalanyl-tRNA--protein transferase has product MPIFRLNNELIFPNPEFASKEGILAIGGDLSIERLLLAYKNGIFPWYSEGEPIIWWSPDPRFVLYPEKLKISRSMKQVLKKDLFRITLNQNFYEVISNCKKIARPRQGGTWLTDAMLEAYVNLHKAGYAHSVEVWKDGNLVGGLYGVSLGKCFFGESMFSKMSNASKAGFITLVNELKKSGFRLIDCQVYTDHLKNLGAEEIPRTRFMTELEGNHD; this is encoded by the coding sequence ATGCCCATCTTCCGACTAAATAATGAGCTAATTTTCCCCAACCCGGAGTTTGCCAGTAAAGAAGGTATTTTAGCTATCGGAGGTGACCTTAGTATAGAAAGATTATTATTGGCTTATAAAAATGGAATATTCCCGTGGTACTCTGAAGGAGAACCAATCATCTGGTGGTCACCTGACCCCCGTTTTGTACTTTATCCTGAAAAACTCAAGATTTCCAGAAGTATGAAACAGGTCTTAAAAAAAGATCTGTTTAGGATTACACTTAACCAAAATTTCTATGAAGTTATCAGCAATTGCAAGAAAATTGCAAGACCAAGGCAAGGTGGCACATGGCTGACAGATGCGATGCTGGAGGCATATGTAAATCTCCATAAAGCCGGCTATGCACACTCCGTAGAAGTTTGGAAAGATGGCAATTTGGTTGGAGGCCTTTACGGTGTTTCATTGGGTAAATGCTTTTTTGGAGAGTCTATGTTCTCAAAAATGAGCAATGCCTCCAAAGCAGGCTTTATAACGCTGGTAAATGAACTAAAAAAATCAGGTTTCAGGTTGATAGATTGCCAGGTATATACTGACCACTTAAAAAACCTGGGAGCAGAGGAAATTCCAAGAACCCGGTTTATGACGGAATTAGAAGGAAACCACGACTAG
- the thpR gene encoding RNA 2',3'-cyclic phosphodiesterase, translated as MKKKRLFIAIPLPNNIKETLMEAAQTIENDQIKWVPKQNLHITLLFLGKKDESELSEIISKIENVTKQCTAFSLNLVEILTIIKKRKPVMIWAEFDRNKHFTNLVTKCSQILEIQPDHDLRPHITLARIKYGKSRGKSVPNPAFESNSLENFKLEVMTIHLWESVLTSKQAVYKSVKSFKLI; from the coding sequence ATGAAGAAAAAAAGATTATTCATAGCAATCCCTTTACCCAATAATATTAAGGAAACACTCATGGAAGCTGCTCAAACCATAGAAAATGACCAAATAAAATGGGTTCCAAAACAAAATCTACATATTACGCTGCTTTTTCTTGGGAAAAAAGATGAAAGCGAGTTGTCTGAGATCATCAGTAAAATTGAAAATGTAACAAAACAATGCACTGCTTTTTCTTTAAATTTAGTGGAAATTTTGACCATAATAAAAAAAAGAAAGCCAGTAATGATCTGGGCAGAATTTGATAGAAATAAACATTTTACTAATTTAGTCACCAAATGTAGTCAGATTTTAGAAATTCAACCAGACCATGATCTAAGACCACATATAACATTAGCCAGAATCAAATATGGTAAGAGCAGAGGCAAAAGCGTTCCAAACCCTGCTTTTGAATCAAATAGCCTGGAAAATTTTAAATTGGAAGTGATGACAATTCATTTGTGGGAGTCTGTGTTAACGTCAAAACAGGCAGTTTATAAATCAGTGAAAAGTTTTAAATTAATATAA
- a CDS encoding polyprenol monophosphomannose synthase, with product MSDSLIIIPTYNEKENIEAIIRKVFSLNKDFDILIVDDGSPDGTGNIVKNLQKEFPDTLQIEEREGKMGLGTAYIYAFKYALKRQYRYLFEMDADFSHNPEDLVKLYKACAEEGFDLALGSRYVNGVNVVNWPMHRVLLSFFASHYVRIVTRMPIQDTTAGFVCYKRKVLETINLDKIKFVGYAFQIEMKFKAWKLGFKLTEVPIIFTDRMKGQSKMTMGIFREAFFGVIQLKIYSMFKKFGR from the coding sequence ATGTCAGATTCTTTAATAATTATACCCACCTACAACGAAAAGGAAAATATTGAAGCGATAATTCGTAAGGTTTTTTCTTTAAACAAAGATTTTGATATTCTTATAGTAGATGATGGCTCACCGGACGGTACCGGAAATATTGTAAAAAATCTTCAAAAAGAATTTCCTGATACCCTTCAAATTGAAGAAAGAGAAGGTAAAATGGGGCTCGGTACGGCTTATATCTATGCTTTTAAATATGCGCTGAAACGTCAATATCGGTATTTATTTGAAATGGATGCTGATTTTTCTCACAACCCTGAAGACCTGGTCAAATTATACAAGGCTTGTGCTGAAGAAGGATTTGACTTAGCGCTTGGATCAAGATATGTGAATGGGGTTAATGTGGTGAACTGGCCTATGCATCGGGTGCTCCTCTCCTTTTTTGCAAGTCATTATGTACGCATAGTTACACGCATGCCCATACAAGACACTACAGCAGGTTTTGTATGTTATAAAAGAAAAGTTTTGGAAACGATTAACCTTGACAAAATAAAGTTTGTCGGCTACGCATTCCAAATTGAAATGAAATTCAAGGCATGGAAGCTTGGGTTTAAGTTAACGGAGGTGCCCATCATTTTTACTGATCGTATGAAAGGGCAATCGAAAATGACTATGGGTATTTTCAGAGAAGCGTTTTTTGGGGTAATTCAGTTGAAGATTTATAGTATGTTTAAAAAATTTGGCCGGTGA
- a CDS encoding T9SS type A sorting domain-containing protein: MKKLLTLLFTALFVYPVRLFAAGRSAKLQPVKSFLKTLFVVVILSNGANYAFAQAIIYSESFTGGTIYCPGNPQYDNWVTFRSQLDTLVNNFTSVTIRGSLDTVGITCSDPATVKQMAAALMNGSIGSWTCGGNTWGVGVTGCGSGCSIAADRIEFYAGPGAPSACSCTAPYSVRPCIGNSNWGGITVICSPPTQTMTVIFGYEIGPNVLIIWDDVVTNPNTQSLKTALQNAGMTVTMSATDELSYDGTNPPLAGFDAVIHLNGTTWAAEMLAAGQNAIVSFVQDSGGIFLGSEWNAYEILQGRMLAMQDLILFDRTTAGGVTSSYIEVPAQASHPILANVPATFAITYDNTTDDSLHFFPINPSTTLMKDDQGRDVVAVRYFGSGRVVGFYHTGNSAGETTLSDTNIQQLYIDAILWALPIVTYCTPTYTTGCATDFIDRVEFAGIDNSPAGTGCNGNPDNYIFYSADTAKVGQGSFYPITLTPTTSAPQGFGVWIDFNQDGDISDAGEFVFSAAAGTVPVGGTIYIPGTTTPGATRLRVRCIFGTTPVAGDSCNNYTWGETEDYNILIQAQLTVDVGVIAIDAPISGCGLTATESVTIRVSNFGSVLLDTIPVSYRINAGPAVNETIFDTINPGDTLIYTFAATADLSTTGIYIFDAWTSLAGDTVNFNDSLSNFDIYNQLKVCIFDAVGGSGDTTCSSFTNDLCTDGFVTNDTTLKSSDPFTLTTTKIDSIDFYLYYTDCTPGDTVNFTFYLNGIPIGLYQDITFTCTCTPVIYPFKFTITDTATLNAALNPGLNTLSVKNDGIVNMNIAGYTATIYGACAPPFDCVSDEYTAMTDPAGSGADYVGQSFIANVNTIDTVGVWLSPWVGPNQIKFGIAPDDGAGNPDETAVLWMSGLINLPVAGQWVYIGGLGIPVTPGLVYHVLIDTTGGGDYMVGYSTTDTTDTGEDLKFSGDGGVTWALFSFPMAIYVNGDCAPSSADDVGVIAIDAPTSGCNLSATEAVTVRVKNFGTTVQDSIPVSFNDGTGAVTETIPDSLNPGDTISYTFTATSNLLAPGTYFFDAWTGLVGDVDNFNDTIATTLTVNPNPVINSFTLTSIGCTPLNNTLCVATTGADTLFWDFGDGNYDTTFLDTCLYHLYTNLTDSAIVYNPILLVENSFGCTDTATTTVTVLPLVTAAFTASPDTGCHPFTVDFQNISVGAATYEWDFGDGFSSTDTNPTHIFTNTASLVDSIYTVSLIATGFPICKDTTIQQILVHPTPTASYTVSDTVGCVGDTGFFTNTSTGATSYLWQVDGFTFSTDTNAFVLAPAPAIYALRLIVSDGVCSDTSAETIITVYALPTVAGITGTDLSCAAANDGAADLTASGGAPPYAYNWSNGDTIEDIMGLSVGAYTVIITDMNGCSATGSVTLSALSGLSIVTASSAASCLSICNGTATGIAISGTEPYTHLWDDPAAQTNSTATGLCAGTYTVIATDSAGCTDTATVIVGSPPEMILSITPTNSTCGNADGSASVSVSNGTPPYTYAWSSGDTLDIADSLSSGIYVVTVTDVNGCSNFALATISDSDGPEINNVFSTDITCNDGSDGAITITVIGGTQPYAYLWSNGSTDPFISNLVAGPYEVTVTDSNGCITNQSVTLTEPNAFSYLITTTDANCSNNDGSASVSVSGGTGAYTYAWSSGDTLLFADSLAAGVYTLTVTDFSSCTDSVNVAVSNVGGATITIDSIIDGGCGASLGSIYISLTGGSGIFTYLWSDGSINEDLVNVSSGTYNVTVTDTNNCIATASAHISGIPSVEASICLVTVDSATGKNLIVWEKTQTEGVLSYNIYKESSQVDVYYLIGNVPVNTTSVFVDSLSDPAIRSWRYKMQVVDSCLNESELSADHKTMHLNINLGIPPAINLIWDHYEGDFPFLTYYVLRYTALTGWDTLSALASNLTSYTDPTPPNEDLYYFVEVKHPTGCDPNMSKVLTYNSARSNVSNRLLPTGIPPQVPGVENLSNFKVYPNPYTGKTKIAYILHEHANVLLEVYNVLGKKVQVLVNEPQNIGKHQIDFSANDLGYSPGVYILKLRVGDTLYMKKLMEY; this comes from the coding sequence ATGAAAAAATTACTAACTCTTTTATTCACTGCTCTCTTTGTTTACCCCGTTAGACTATTTGCTGCGGGGCGGAGCGCTAAACTACAGCCTGTAAAATCTTTTTTAAAGACTTTATTTGTTGTTGTAATATTATCTAATGGGGCAAATTACGCATTTGCACAAGCAATCATCTATTCAGAAAGTTTTACAGGTGGAACCATTTATTGTCCGGGTAATCCACAGTATGATAATTGGGTAACCTTTAGGAGCCAACTAGATACGCTGGTAAATAATTTTACATCAGTAACCATTAGAGGAAGTCTGGATACGGTCGGAATAACATGCAGTGATCCTGCTACTGTTAAGCAAATGGCTGCTGCACTTATGAATGGAAGTATTGGAAGCTGGACTTGTGGAGGCAATACCTGGGGAGTAGGTGTTACTGGTTGTGGTAGTGGTTGTTCAATCGCGGCTGATAGGATAGAATTCTATGCCGGTCCGGGTGCACCTAGTGCTTGCAGTTGTACTGCACCATATAGCGTACGCCCCTGTATTGGTAATAGTAATTGGGGAGGTATCACTGTCATCTGTTCTCCTCCAACTCAAACTATGACTGTAATTTTTGGATATGAAATAGGACCGAATGTGCTCATTATCTGGGATGACGTTGTAACCAATCCAAACACTCAATCTCTAAAAACAGCTCTTCAAAATGCTGGTATGACAGTTACAATGAGTGCAACTGATGAGCTCAGTTATGACGGAACAAATCCACCTTTAGCTGGTTTTGATGCAGTAATTCATCTGAATGGAACAACATGGGCAGCAGAGATGCTTGCAGCCGGCCAGAATGCAATTGTTAGTTTTGTTCAGGATTCGGGCGGAATCTTTCTGGGCTCTGAATGGAATGCTTACGAGATACTGCAAGGGCGTATGTTAGCGATGCAGGATTTAATTCTTTTTGACCGGACTACAGCAGGAGGAGTCACATCTTCCTATATTGAGGTGCCTGCTCAGGCGTCTCATCCTATTCTAGCGAATGTTCCTGCTACCTTTGCTATTACCTATGACAACACAACCGATGACAGTCTTCACTTTTTTCCAATAAATCCCTCTACAACATTGATGAAAGATGACCAAGGCAGAGATGTAGTAGCGGTCAGATATTTTGGATCAGGCCGTGTTGTGGGCTTTTATCATACAGGTAATTCTGCAGGCGAGACTACGCTTTCAGATACCAATATACAACAATTGTATATTGATGCTATTCTTTGGGCACTTCCAATCGTAACCTATTGTACACCTACATACACAACTGGTTGTGCCACCGATTTTATTGACCGGGTAGAATTTGCCGGCATTGACAATTCTCCTGCTGGCACAGGTTGTAACGGCAATCCCGATAATTATATCTTTTATTCTGCAGACACTGCCAAAGTTGGGCAGGGAAGTTTTTATCCTATCACCTTAACCCCTACAACTTCTGCTCCACAGGGTTTTGGCGTTTGGATTGATTTCAACCAGGATGGCGATATCTCAGATGCCGGTGAATTTGTATTTTCTGCTGCTGCAGGAACAGTTCCAGTTGGTGGTACTATTTATATTCCAGGCACTACAACACCTGGAGCAACAAGATTGAGGGTAAGATGTATATTTGGTACTACACCTGTAGCTGGTGATTCCTGTAATAATTATACGTGGGGTGAAACAGAAGATTATAATATTTTAATTCAAGCACAACTAACTGTTGATGTAGGCGTTATCGCTATTGATGCACCAATTTCAGGCTGTGGATTGACTGCAACAGAAAGTGTTACAATCAGAGTTTCCAATTTCGGTTCGGTTCTCCTGGATACTATCCCGGTTTCTTATCGTATTAATGCGGGGCCTGCTGTCAATGAGACTATTTTTGATACAATAAATCCGGGAGATACACTTATTTATACTTTTGCAGCTACTGCTGATCTTTCCACTACCGGTATTTACATTTTTGATGCCTGGACAAGCTTAGCTGGAGATACAGTCAATTTCAATGATAGTCTTTCTAACTTTGATATATATAATCAGCTTAAAGTTTGTATCTTTGATGCAGTTGGCGGCAGCGGAGATACAACCTGCAGCAGCTTCACCAATGACTTGTGTACTGACGGTTTTGTCACTAATGATACAACCTTAAAATCTTCAGATCCATTCACGTTGACCACCACCAAAATAGATTCTATAGACTTCTATCTATATTATACTGATTGTACACCTGGAGATACTGTAAACTTTACATTTTATTTAAATGGGATACCAATTGGCCTGTACCAGGATATTACTTTTACCTGTACGTGCACGCCAGTCATATACCCATTTAAATTTACCATTACAGATACAGCAACTTTAAACGCTGCTTTAAACCCTGGACTTAATACGCTCAGTGTTAAAAATGATGGAATTGTCAATATGAATATTGCCGGATACACTGCTACCATATATGGCGCTTGTGCTCCTCCTTTTGATTGTGTCAGCGATGAATATACAGCTATGACTGATCCTGCAGGTTCGGGGGCTGATTATGTGGGTCAATCATTTATTGCGAATGTTAATACTATTGATACGGTAGGGGTTTGGCTTTCTCCCTGGGTCGGACCAAATCAGATAAAATTTGGAATTGCTCCTGATGATGGGGCTGGCAATCCTGATGAAACTGCAGTGCTATGGATGAGCGGGTTGATAAACCTGCCTGTCGCGGGCCAATGGGTTTATATTGGGGGGTTGGGCATCCCTGTTACCCCCGGATTAGTATATCATGTATTAATTGATACCACTGGTGGAGGAGATTATATGGTAGGATATTCAACTACTGATACTACAGACACGGGGGAAGACCTAAAGTTCTCAGGTGATGGCGGGGTTACATGGGCACTCTTCTCTTTTCCTATGGCAATTTATGTAAATGGCGATTGTGCTCCTTCATCTGCTGATGATGTAGGCGTGATCGCTATTGACGCGCCAACCTCCGGCTGTAACTTGAGTGCAACCGAAGCTGTAACGGTTAGAGTTAAGAATTTTGGTACTACGGTTCAAGACAGCATCCCTGTTTCTTTTAATGATGGCACAGGAGCAGTTACTGAAACGATACCTGACTCTCTTAACCCCGGTGATACTATTAGCTATACCTTTACAGCCACCAGCAATTTGCTTGCCCCAGGTACCTATTTCTTTGATGCCTGGACAGGTTTGGTTGGAGATGTTGATAATTTTAATGATACCATTGCAACCACTTTAACCGTAAATCCAAACCCTGTTATCAATTCATTTACCCTAACCTCTATTGGCTGTACACCGCTTAATAATACGCTATGTGTCGCTACAACCGGTGCCGATACACTCTTTTGGGATTTTGGGGATGGCAATTATGATACAACTTTTTTAGATACCTGTCTTTACCATCTTTACACCAATCTGACAGACAGTGCTATTGTTTATAACCCAATATTACTTGTAGAAAATAGTTTTGGCTGCACCGATACAGCTACAACAACCGTTACGGTTTTACCATTAGTCACTGCTGCATTTACTGCTTCGCCAGATACGGGCTGTCATCCTTTTACGGTTGATTTTCAGAATATCTCTGTTGGAGCGGCTACTTATGAATGGGATTTTGGAGACGGTTTCTCCAGCACAGATACAAATCCGACCCATATATTTACAAATACAGCAAGCCTGGTTGATAGTATTTATACCGTTAGTTTAATTGCTACCGGTTTCCCGATCTGTAAAGATACTACCATACAACAAATATTAGTACATCCAACACCAACAGCAAGCTATACAGTAAGCGATACTGTTGGCTGTGTAGGAGATACTGGCTTTTTTACTAATACAAGTACCGGAGCGACTTCATACCTGTGGCAGGTAGATGGTTTTACTTTCAGTACAGATACCAATGCTTTTGTATTAGCTCCTGCACCCGCCATCTATGCACTCAGGTTAATAGTATCAGATGGTGTATGCAGCGATACCTCAGCAGAGACAATTATAACGGTCTATGCTTTACCCACTGTTGCAGGCATTACAGGCACAGACCTAAGTTGTGCCGCAGCTAATGACGGGGCTGCTGACCTGACAGCTTCCGGTGGCGCTCCGCCTTATGCGTACAACTGGTCTAACGGAGATACTATTGAGGATATCATGGGCTTGTCTGTTGGCGCCTATACGGTGATCATTACCGATATGAATGGCTGCTCTGCTACAGGCAGCGTTACCTTATCTGCATTGAGCGGCTTATCAATCGTTACAGCATCTTCTGCGGCTTCCTGTCTATCGATATGTAATGGAACAGCTACGGGAATAGCTATAAGCGGTACAGAACCTTACACCCACCTTTGGGATGACCCCGCAGCACAGACAAATTCAACAGCTACGGGTTTATGCGCAGGCACTTATACAGTAATAGCAACCGATTCTGCCGGCTGTACAGATACAGCAACCGTAATAGTTGGCTCACCTCCTGAAATGATACTATCCATCACTCCAACAAATTCCACTTGTGGTAATGCAGACGGCAGCGCATCTGTGAGTGTCAGTAATGGCACACCGCCTTACACGTATGCCTGGTCAAGTGGCGATACGCTTGATATTGCTGATAGTTTGTCTTCCGGTATTTATGTAGTAACAGTAACCGATGTTAATGGTTGTTCTAATTTTGCCCTTGCTACGATCAGTGATTCAGACGGTCCTGAGATCAATAATGTTTTTTCAACAGATATTACCTGTAATGATGGTTCAGATGGAGCTATAACTATTACAGTAATCGGTGGCACGCAACCTTACGCTTACCTGTGGTCAAATGGAAGTACAGACCCTTTCATTTCTAATTTAGTGGCAGGGCCTTATGAAGTGACCGTTACAGATTCAAACGGATGTATTACCAATCAAAGCGTTACGCTTACCGAGCCCAATGCATTTAGCTACTTAATCACTACAACCGATGCCAATTGCAGCAACAACGATGGCAGCGCATCTGTGAGTGTAAGTGGTGGAACAGGCGCCTATACTTATGCATGGTCCAGTGGTGATACCCTTCTCTTTGCAGACAGCCTGGCAGCAGGAGTTTATACTTTAACCGTTACAGATTTTAGTAGCTGTACAGATTCAGTCAACGTTGCCGTAAGTAACGTAGGTGGAGCAACAATAACCATAGATTCAATCATAGATGGAGGATGTGGCGCTTCTTTAGGTTCAATTTATATCAGCTTAACAGGCGGGTCAGGGATATTTACCTACTTATGGTCAGATGGTTCTATCAATGAAGACCTGGTAAATGTATCTTCAGGAACGTATAATGTAACTGTAACCGATACCAACAACTGTATAGCAACAGCAAGCGCTCACATATCAGGAATACCTTCAGTAGAAGCTTCAATTTGTCTTGTCACGGTTGACAGCGCTACGGGCAAGAACCTGATCGTATGGGAGAAAACACAAACAGAAGGGGTTTTATCATATAACATATATAAAGAGAGTTCTCAGGTTGATGTTTATTATTTGATTGGAAACGTGCCTGTAAACACCACAAGCGTGTTTGTAGATAGCTTATCGGACCCAGCGATCAGATCGTGGAGGTATAAGATGCAGGTAGTAGATTCATGCCTTAATGAATCAGAATTAAGTGCAGACCATAAGACGATGCACTTAAATATAAATTTAGGAATACCCCCTGCAATAAACCTGATATGGGATCATTATGAAGGAGATTTTCCATTTTTAACATATTATGTCCTCAGATATACAGCATTAACCGGCTGGGATACATTGAGTGCCCTGGCGAGCAATCTTACATCCTATACTGATCCTACTCCACCTAATGAAGATCTCTATTACTTTGTTGAAGTGAAACATCCTACGGGCTGTGATCCAAATATGAGTAAGGTATTAACCTACAATTCAGCCAGATCGAATGTATCAAACCGGCTTTTGCCAACAGGAATTCCACCCCAAGTACCCGGGGTTGAAAACCTTTCGAATTTCAAAGTTTATCCAAATCCATATACCGGGAAGACAAAAATTGCTTATATTCTTCATGAACATGCCAATGTGTTATTAGAAGTTTATAATGTATTGGGCAAAAAGGTACAAGTGCTGGTAAATGAACCACAAAACATCGGCAAACATCAAATTGATTTCAGTGCAAATGATCTGGGTTATTCACCGGGTGTTTATATTCTTAAATTACGCGTAGGTGATACGCTTTATATGAAAAAATTGATGGAATATTGA
- a CDS encoding uracil-DNA glycosylase, whose amino-acid sequence MEANQLIHLNQTIIKCRKCPRLAKYIREVASKKVRRFQHCDYWGKPVPGFGDPDASLLIIGLAPAAHGANRTGRMFTGDDVGKDGIPTNKNWLYRALYETGFSNKAESISADDGLILRGAYITAIARCAPPQNKPALKEIDNCAAYLLEELKFLKNVNMILCLGHLAFRQYCKLQNVVGLKFFHGAKYEVQSVPSTRDRAVEIKKTLIVSYHPSRQNTNTGRLTWEMWIKIFEEIKKHYLCRIKNKMVNNS is encoded by the coding sequence ATGGAAGCAAATCAACTAATTCATCTCAATCAAACAATAATCAAATGCAGGAAATGCCCCCGGCTCGCAAAGTACATTCGGGAAGTAGCATCCAAAAAAGTGCGCAGGTTTCAGCATTGCGATTATTGGGGAAAACCGGTTCCGGGCTTTGGTGACCCTGACGCCAGCTTATTGATCATAGGCCTGGCCCCTGCAGCACATGGAGCCAATCGTACAGGCAGGATGTTTACCGGGGATGATGTAGGCAAGGACGGTATTCCGACAAACAAAAATTGGTTATACAGGGCGCTGTACGAAACAGGATTTTCTAACAAGGCTGAAAGTATTTCTGCAGATGATGGGTTAATATTGAGAGGAGCATATATTACAGCCATCGCAAGGTGTGCGCCACCGCAAAACAAGCCTGCTTTAAAAGAAATTGATAACTGCGCAGCATACCTGCTTGAGGAATTGAAATTCTTAAAAAATGTAAATATGATCCTTTGTCTTGGCCATCTTGCATTCAGGCAATATTGTAAGCTGCAAAACGTAGTGGGCCTGAAATTTTTTCATGGTGCAAAGTATGAGGTGCAGAGCGTCCCAAGTACTCGGGACAGAGCCGTTGAGATCAAAAAAACGCTCATTGTTTCCTATCACCCCAGCCGGCAAAATACCAATACGGGCAGACTAACGTGGGAGATGTGGATAAAGATTTTTGAGGAAATAAAAAAACATTACCTTTGCAGGATCAAGAACAAAATGGTTAATAACAGTTAA
- a CDS encoding DUF1573 domain-containing protein — MKKLTLTLIANFIIAFCLFAQKGVLKFENKTHSFGNINEADGPVTYEFQFTNTGTNPVIVSNVKASCGCTTPGWSKEPVMPGKKGFIKAKYNPANRPGAFTKTLTISSNTNPATLVLYIKGNVAPKPKSPTQAYPKKLGNIRLRSDNLTLGRVKVNKPITKEFTFYNDSEEPVTFTDKIIAPKHIQIMIEPKTIKPKEKGTIKVTYDPTKKGEWGYVSYGIELYTNEAKDAKKVLNVIGTMEEYFPPLSEEEKAKVPKISFDKKSHDFGEVKEGNKATTTFKITNNGKQKLILRKVHANCECTTAKPSKTQLKPGETIDIDVIFDSVGRKGKQVKTITVISNDPSSSYNTLRINANVLSRGS, encoded by the coding sequence ATGAAAAAGCTAACTTTAACACTCATCGCCAATTTTATCATCGCCTTTTGTCTATTCGCACAAAAAGGTGTATTAAAATTTGAAAATAAGACCCATAGTTTTGGCAACATCAATGAAGCTGACGGGCCGGTTACCTATGAATTTCAATTCACCAATACAGGTACTAACCCGGTGATCGTATCAAATGTAAAAGCTTCGTGTGGTTGTACCACTCCGGGATGGAGTAAAGAGCCGGTAATGCCAGGCAAAAAAGGATTTATAAAGGCAAAATATAACCCGGCTAACAGGCCTGGCGCTTTTACAAAAACGTTAACTATATCTTCAAATACAAACCCGGCTACACTAGTCTTGTACATTAAAGGTAATGTAGCACCAAAACCCAAATCACCAACACAAGCTTATCCTAAAAAGTTAGGAAATATCAGGTTAAGGAGTGACAACCTCACTCTTGGCAGGGTAAAAGTCAATAAACCAATTACAAAAGAATTCACCTTTTATAATGATAGTGAAGAGCCGGTCACATTTACTGATAAAATTATCGCACCTAAGCATATTCAAATAATGATTGAACCTAAAACCATTAAACCAAAGGAAAAGGGAACGATCAAGGTTACTTACGATCCAACTAAGAAAGGCGAATGGGGTTATGTTAGTTATGGTATAGAATTGTACACCAATGAAGCTAAGGATGCGAAAAAAGTATTGAATGTTATTGGCACAATGGAAGAATACTTCCCTCCGTTGTCTGAAGAGGAAAAAGCAAAGGTTCCAAAGATATCTTTTGACAAAAAGAGCCACGATTTTGGTGAAGTTAAAGAGGGCAATAAAGCCACCACCACTTTTAAGATCACGAACAACGGAAAACAAAAACTAATTCTTAGAAAGGTCCATGCAAACTGCGAATGCACTACCGCCAAACCTTCCAAAACGCAGTTAAAACCCGGTGAAACGATTGATATAGACGTAATATTTGACTCAGTCGGAAGAAAAGGGAAACAGGTTAAAACAATTACCGTTATCAGCAACGACCCTTCTTCGTCCTATAATACCCTAAGGATAAATGCTAATGTATTGAGTAGGGGTTCGTAG